One window of the Cryptomeria japonica chromosome 7, Sugi_1.0, whole genome shotgun sequence genome contains the following:
- the LOC131035819 gene encoding uncharacterized protein LOC131035819 isoform X1: MDNRGRFIFDLNEPPNEEDESDVPHDFHTPAQLQPSAQVNLSEGLLQISNECSFTHASFASGFQPFVRVKEERNVQESMGSNSIIDLNDQLKEEGTQDSVVLNRSLHSVVSGFKEEDKKNAQSTLSKHSGFSSATVLPLQVEDAVQKECVIRDEQINDREEGEWSDNEETAQQSSKNEAVSCEARNVGIKEDRMLLDLHAKQVVEEGKVDPEVVEKGPKEFMTNIDGGNETLYDSSTNMEVDNKIQCEELSNIGNTDSSHVIAKSPSIDKVYDNDKQQSAISDGLDDIKVEVPQANVQLNNSIKASGSGLLNKTKGHDGQNEARPADYLSKKRKIDHQKEAKLGKKRDRQVKLLDLEDVRKAAPIKTPTSRRQSTVFRNVNISNDSPGDRQGLPLNKDQRLADSSSSEGGTVPEFQDNKRTEQNSEECLGIQTSFSEKLSRVNSAQWSKRGNSNLDSPAEGLPPHVPRQNSWKQGMEQKHTKGYQLPNWKMSSAGGPVRESLDQRYAVRKHLLPSKKQVTSNMSYQDTSVERLHREVTSEKFWQRSDEMELQCVPGTFESAEDYVRVFEPLLFEECRAQLHSTWEELCETASREANIMVRIKSVDRRERGWYDVTVLPVHEYKWTFKEGDVGVISTPKPGTGAFKKSSSGLAVEDEVEVDVAGRVAGTVRRYMPVDTRDPYGAILHFYVGDSIDDSSRADDDHIVMKLQKKGMWCLTVLGSLSTIQREYVALHSFRRLNAQMQKAILNPRPEHFPNNEEQPPAMPECFTPNFIEHLHRSFNGPQLAAIQWAAMHTAAGTNGVGSARRQEPWPFTLVQGPPGTGKTHTVWGMLNVIHLVQYQHYYGALLKKLAPESYRQANNNANSVDGTGTGSIDDVLQSMDRTLFRMLPKLCPKPRMLVCAPSNAATDELLQRVLDRGFIDGEMKVYRPDVARVGVDSQNRAAQAVSVERRTEILLGKGREEVIGYMHQLQSRELNLSQKISGLQRELSVTAAAGRSQGTVGVDPDVLVARDHNRDQLLQNLAAVVEERDKVLVELSRLFILESRFRPGGEFNMEEARSNLEASFANEAEIVFTTVSSSGRKLFQRLAHGFDMVVIDEAAQASEVGVLPPLSLGAARCVLVGDPQQLPATVISQAAGMLHYSRSLFERFQQAGCPTLLLSVQYRMHPQIRDFPSRYFYQNRLSDSESVSRRPDEIYYKDPLLRPYLFYDITHGRESHRGGSVSYQNVHEAQFALQLYEHLQRVAKSACIKVSVGIITPYKLQLKCLQREFDSVLKSDEGKGLYINTVDAFQGQERDVIIMSCVRASNHGVGFVADVRRMNVALTRARRALWVMGNAAALKQSSDWSALIEDSKSRGCFMDMESLPRDFLVVKQSSIASSQARVLPHMRPPRLGGPIQRQPDAHGEGPGVWMNDDRSNSVAKNGAYRNSRANLEHCLEDFGSASEKSRDAWQQSLARADRVVPEDQRGNDSRVSIRSDRIVGKYV; this comes from the exons atggaCAATCGAGGAAGATTTATATTTGACCTTAATGAACCTCCAAATGAAGAAGATGAAAGTGATGTTCCACATGACTTTCATACACCTGCTCAGCTTCAGCCATCAGCTCAGGTGAATCTCTCAGAGGGACTTTTGCAGATTTCAAATGAATGTTCGTTTACCCATGCATCATTTGCTTCTGGATTCCAGCCTTTTGTAAGAGTTAAGGAAGAAAGAAATGTTCAAGAGTCCATGGGGTCAAATTCGATTATTGATTTAAATGATCAATTAAAAGAAGAGGGTACTCAAGACAGTGTAGTATTGAATAGATCTTTACATTCTGTAGTTTCAGGATTtaaagaggaagataaaaaaaatGCACAGTCTACTCTTTCAAAGCATTCTGGATTTTCTTCGGCAACAGTATTGCCATTGCAAGTTGAGGATGCTGTTCAGAAAGAGTGTGTAATCAGAGATGAACAAATCAATGATAGAGAAGAAGGAGAATGGTCAGATAATGAAGAGACAGCTCAACAATCTAGTAAAAATGAAGCAGTCTCTTGTGAAGCTCgcaatgttggaatcaaggaagaTAGAATGTTATTGGATTTGCATGCCAAGCAAGTGGTGGAAGAAGGTAAGGTTGATCCTGAGGTTGTAGAGAAAGGTCCTAAGGAGTTTATGACAAATATAGATGGTGGCAATGAAACTCTGTATGATTCCAGTACCAATATGGAAGTAGATAACAAGATTCAGTGTGAGGAACTGTCAAACATTGGTAATACTGATTCTTCTCATGTCATTGCTAAGTCCCCGAGCATTGATAAAGTCTATGACAATGATAAACAACAAAGTGCAATCTCTGATGGGTTGGATGATATCAAAGTGGAGGTACCACAAGCTAATGTGCAGCTGAACAATTCAATTAAGGCATCTGGGTCGGGACTCTTAAATAAGACAAAAGGACATGATGGGCAAAATGAAGCAAGGCCTGCAGATTATCTCAGTAAAAAGCGCAAAATTGATCATCAAAAGGAAGCGAAGCTGGGTAAAAAACGTGATAGACAAGTTAAGCTTCTGGATTTGGAAGATGTAAGGAAAGCTGCTCCGATTAAAACACCAACCTCAAGGAGGCAATCTACCGTTTTCCGCAATGTGAATATCTCAAATGATAGCCCAGGGGATAGACAAGGATTGCCTCTGAATAAGGATCAGAGATTGGCTGATTCATCAAGTAGTGAAGGTGGTACAGTGCCTGAATTTCAAGACAATAAAAGGACTGAACAGAATTCTGAAGAATGTTTAGGTATTCAGACATCATTCTCAGAGAAGCTTTCAAGGGTTAATTCTGCGCAATGGTCCAAAAGGGGGAATTCTAACTTGGACTCCCCAGCTGAAGGCTTACCACCGCATGTGCCAAGGCAAAATTCTTGGAAGCAAGGGATGGAACAAAAACACACAAAAGGATATCAGCTTCCAAATTGGAAGATGTCATCAGCTGGAGGTCCAGTCAGAGAATCACTAGATCAAAGATATGCTGTCAGAAAACATCTATTGCCATCTAAAAAACAGGTTACGAGCAATATGTCATACCAGGATACATCTGTTGAACGCCTTCACAGAGAAGTGACAAGTGAAAAGTTTTGGCAACGTTCAG ATGAAATGGAACTGCAATGCGTTCCAGGCACATTTGAGTCTGCAGAGGATTATGTGCGCGTTTTTGAACCATTGTTGTTTGAGGAATGTCGTGCTCAATTACACAGCACTTGGGAGGAGCTTTGTGAAACTGCTTCTCGGGAGGCAAACATAATGGTTCGTATCAAGAGTGTTGACAGACGAGAAAGAG GTTGGTACGATGTGACAGTGCTTCCTGTGCATGAGTACAAGTGGACATTTAAGGAGGGTGACGTAGGTGTAATCTCAACACCAAAGCCCGGAACAG GTGCATTTAAGAAGTCTAGTTCCGGCCTTGCAGTTGAAGATGAAGTTGAAGTTGATGTTGCAGGTCGAGTGGCAGGCACTGTTCGACGCTATATGCCAGTTGATACACGTGATCCTTATGGTGCAATCCTTCACTTCTATGTTGGTGATTCAATTGACGATAGCAG CAGAGCAGATGATGATCATATTGTAATGAAACTTCAAAAGAAGGGAATGTGGTGCCTAACAGTCCTTGGATCCCTTTCAACAATACAAAGAGAATATGTGGCTTTGCATTCATTTCGTCGTCTGAATGCTCAG ATGCAGAAAGCGATTTTGAATCCTAGGCCAGAGCACTTTCCAAATAATGAGGAGCAACCTCCAGCAATGCCAGAGTGTTTCACACCAAATTTTATTGAACATCTTCATAGGAGTTTCAATGGTCCACAGCTAGCAGCTATTCAGTGGGCTGCTATGCATACGGCAGCTGGTACAAATGGAGTTGGGTCTGCTAGACGGCAGGAGCCTTGGCCCTTCACTTTGGTACAAGGGCCACCTGGGACAGGAAAGACGCACACCGTATGGGGAATGTTGAATGTTATTCATCTTGTTCAATATCAGCACTATTATGGTGCACTGCTTAAGAAACTTGCTCCTGAAAGCTACAGACAAGCCAACAATAATGCAAACAGCGTTGATGGTACTGGCACAGGATCGATAGATGATGTTCTCCAGAGTATGGATCGAACACTGTTCCGCATGCTGCCTAAACTTTGCCCTAAACCCCGGATGCTTGTGTGTGCTCCATCAAATGCTGCTACAGATGAGTTGCTACAACGTGTTCTGGATCGAGGATTTATTGATGGTGAAATGAAGGTTTATCGTCCTGATGTTGCAAGGGTGGGTGTCGATTCACAAAACCGTGCTGCACAGGCAGTATCTGTGGAGCGTAGAACTGAAATCCTCCTAGGAAAGGGACGTGAAGAAGTCATTGGTTATATGCATCAACTTCAGAGTAGGGAATTAAACTTATCTCAGAAAATCAGTGGGCTACAGAGAGAATTAAGTGTGACAGCTGCTGCGGGCCGATCGCAAGGAACGGTTGGGGTTGATCCTGATGTTCTGGTTGCACGTGACCACAATCGTGATCAGTTATTGCAGAATCTTGCAGCTGTTGTAGAAGAGCGCGATAAAGTTCTAGTGGAGTTGTCTCGTCTTTTTATTCTGGAAAGTCGCTTCCGTCCAGGTGGTGAATTTAATATGGAAGAAGCTCGGTCAAACCTTGAAGCAAGTTTTGCAAATGAGGCTGAGATTGTTTTCACTACTGTTTCTAGTAGTGGCAGGAAATTATTCCAGCGCCTTGCCCATGGCTTTGATATGGTGGTTATAGATGAAGCTGCACAAGCTAGTGAAGTAGGTGTACTACCTCCACTTTCACTGGGTGCTGCAAGGTGTGTTCTTGTTGGGGATCCACAGCAGCTGCCTGCAACAGTAATTAGCCAGGCAGCAGGCATGTTGCACTATAGTAGAAGCCTTTTTGAGCGCTTCCAACAAGCAGGTTGTCCAACTCTGTTGTTATCTGTTCAGTATCGAATGCATCCCCAAATTCGAGATTTTCCTTCCAGATATTTTTATCAAAATCGACTTAGTGACAGTGAGAGTGTTTCCAGGAGACCTGATGAAATCTATTATAAAGATCCTCTATTGAGACCATATTTATTTTATGATATAACTCATGGAAGAGAATCTCATAGAGGTGGATCTGTTTCTTATCAGAATGTTCATGAAGCACAATTTGCTTTGCAATTATATGAGCACCTTCAAAGAGTTGCCAAGAGCGCATGTATAAAGGTTTCTGTTGGAATTATCACCCCATATAAGCTTCAGCTGAAATGTTTGCAACGAGAGTTTGACAGTGTCCTCAAATCTGATGAAGGGAAAGGTCTATATATCAATACAGTAGATGCCTTTCAAGGTCAAGAGCGTGATGTAATTATAATGTCTTGTGTGCGAGCTTCAAATCATGGGGTTGGCTTCGTAGCTGATGTTCGCCGCATGAATGTGGCACTAACACGAGCTCGCAGAGCACTTTGG GTTATGGGCAATGCAGCTGCACTGAAGCAATCAAGTGACTGGTCAGCTTTAATTGAAGATTCAAAGTCTAGGGGCTGTTTTATGGACATGGAATCTCTGCCTAGAGATTTTTTGGTTGTAAAGCAATCTTCTATTGCTTCATCTCAGGCAAGAGTTCTTCCTCATATGAGACCACCAAGGTTGGGAGGTCCAATTCAGAGACAACCAGATGCACATGGAGAAGGTCCAGGTGTCTGGATGAATGATGACAGATCCAATTCAGTTGCCAAAAATGGGGCTTACAGAAATTCAAGGGCTAATTTGGAACATTGTTTGGAGGACTTTGGATCTGCTTCTGAGAAATCAAGGGATGCATGGCAACAGTCTTTGGCAAGAGCAGATAGGGTTGTACCGGAGGACCAACGAGGAAATGATAGTCGGGTGTCAATACGATCTGACCGAATTGTGGGCAAGTATGTTTGA
- the LOC131035819 gene encoding uncharacterized protein LOC131035819 isoform X2: MDNRGRFIFDLNEPPNEEDESDVPHDFHTPAQLQPSAQVNLSEGLLQISNECSFTHASFASGFQPFVRVKEERNVQESMGSNSIIDLNDQLKEEGTQDSVVLNRSLHSVVSGFKEEDKKNAQSTLSKHSGFSSATVLPLQVEDAVQKECVIRDEQINDREEGEWSDNEETAQQSSKNEAVSCEARNVGIKEDRMLLDLHAKQVVEEGKVDPEVVEKGPKEFMTNIDGGNETLYDSSTNMEVDNKIQCEELSNIGNTDSSHVIAKSPSIDKVYDNDKQQSAISDGLDDIKVEVPQANVQLNNSIKASGSGLLNKTKGHDGQNEARPADYLSKKRKIDHQKEAKLGKKRDRQVKLLDLEDVRKAAPIKTPTSRRQSTVFRNVNISNDSPGDRQGLPLNKDQRLADSSSSEGGTVPEFQDNKRTEQNSEECLGIQTSFSEKLSRVNSAQWSKRGNSNLDSPAEGLPPHVPRQNSWKQGMEQKHTKGYQLPNWKMSSAGGPVRESLDQRYAVRKHLLPSKKQVTSNMSYQDTSVERLHREVTSEKFWQRSDEMELQCVPGTFESAEDYVRVFEPLLFEECRAQLHSTWEELCETASREANIMVRIKSVDRRERGWYDVTVLPVHEYKWTFKEGDVGVISTPKPGTGAFKKSSSGLAVEDEVEVDVAGRVAGTVRRYMPVDTRDPYGAILHFYVGDSIDDSRADDDHIVMKLQKKGMWCLTVLGSLSTIQREYVALHSFRRLNAQMQKAILNPRPEHFPNNEEQPPAMPECFTPNFIEHLHRSFNGPQLAAIQWAAMHTAAGTNGVGSARRQEPWPFTLVQGPPGTGKTHTVWGMLNVIHLVQYQHYYGALLKKLAPESYRQANNNANSVDGTGTGSIDDVLQSMDRTLFRMLPKLCPKPRMLVCAPSNAATDELLQRVLDRGFIDGEMKVYRPDVARVGVDSQNRAAQAVSVERRTEILLGKGREEVIGYMHQLQSRELNLSQKISGLQRELSVTAAAGRSQGTVGVDPDVLVARDHNRDQLLQNLAAVVEERDKVLVELSRLFILESRFRPGGEFNMEEARSNLEASFANEAEIVFTTVSSSGRKLFQRLAHGFDMVVIDEAAQASEVGVLPPLSLGAARCVLVGDPQQLPATVISQAAGMLHYSRSLFERFQQAGCPTLLLSVQYRMHPQIRDFPSRYFYQNRLSDSESVSRRPDEIYYKDPLLRPYLFYDITHGRESHRGGSVSYQNVHEAQFALQLYEHLQRVAKSACIKVSVGIITPYKLQLKCLQREFDSVLKSDEGKGLYINTVDAFQGQERDVIIMSCVRASNHGVGFVADVRRMNVALTRARRALWVMGNAAALKQSSDWSALIEDSKSRGCFMDMESLPRDFLVVKQSSIASSQARVLPHMRPPRLGGPIQRQPDAHGEGPGVWMNDDRSNSVAKNGAYRNSRANLEHCLEDFGSASEKSRDAWQQSLARADRVVPEDQRGNDSRVSIRSDRIVGKYV, encoded by the exons atggaCAATCGAGGAAGATTTATATTTGACCTTAATGAACCTCCAAATGAAGAAGATGAAAGTGATGTTCCACATGACTTTCATACACCTGCTCAGCTTCAGCCATCAGCTCAGGTGAATCTCTCAGAGGGACTTTTGCAGATTTCAAATGAATGTTCGTTTACCCATGCATCATTTGCTTCTGGATTCCAGCCTTTTGTAAGAGTTAAGGAAGAAAGAAATGTTCAAGAGTCCATGGGGTCAAATTCGATTATTGATTTAAATGATCAATTAAAAGAAGAGGGTACTCAAGACAGTGTAGTATTGAATAGATCTTTACATTCTGTAGTTTCAGGATTtaaagaggaagataaaaaaaatGCACAGTCTACTCTTTCAAAGCATTCTGGATTTTCTTCGGCAACAGTATTGCCATTGCAAGTTGAGGATGCTGTTCAGAAAGAGTGTGTAATCAGAGATGAACAAATCAATGATAGAGAAGAAGGAGAATGGTCAGATAATGAAGAGACAGCTCAACAATCTAGTAAAAATGAAGCAGTCTCTTGTGAAGCTCgcaatgttggaatcaaggaagaTAGAATGTTATTGGATTTGCATGCCAAGCAAGTGGTGGAAGAAGGTAAGGTTGATCCTGAGGTTGTAGAGAAAGGTCCTAAGGAGTTTATGACAAATATAGATGGTGGCAATGAAACTCTGTATGATTCCAGTACCAATATGGAAGTAGATAACAAGATTCAGTGTGAGGAACTGTCAAACATTGGTAATACTGATTCTTCTCATGTCATTGCTAAGTCCCCGAGCATTGATAAAGTCTATGACAATGATAAACAACAAAGTGCAATCTCTGATGGGTTGGATGATATCAAAGTGGAGGTACCACAAGCTAATGTGCAGCTGAACAATTCAATTAAGGCATCTGGGTCGGGACTCTTAAATAAGACAAAAGGACATGATGGGCAAAATGAAGCAAGGCCTGCAGATTATCTCAGTAAAAAGCGCAAAATTGATCATCAAAAGGAAGCGAAGCTGGGTAAAAAACGTGATAGACAAGTTAAGCTTCTGGATTTGGAAGATGTAAGGAAAGCTGCTCCGATTAAAACACCAACCTCAAGGAGGCAATCTACCGTTTTCCGCAATGTGAATATCTCAAATGATAGCCCAGGGGATAGACAAGGATTGCCTCTGAATAAGGATCAGAGATTGGCTGATTCATCAAGTAGTGAAGGTGGTACAGTGCCTGAATTTCAAGACAATAAAAGGACTGAACAGAATTCTGAAGAATGTTTAGGTATTCAGACATCATTCTCAGAGAAGCTTTCAAGGGTTAATTCTGCGCAATGGTCCAAAAGGGGGAATTCTAACTTGGACTCCCCAGCTGAAGGCTTACCACCGCATGTGCCAAGGCAAAATTCTTGGAAGCAAGGGATGGAACAAAAACACACAAAAGGATATCAGCTTCCAAATTGGAAGATGTCATCAGCTGGAGGTCCAGTCAGAGAATCACTAGATCAAAGATATGCTGTCAGAAAACATCTATTGCCATCTAAAAAACAGGTTACGAGCAATATGTCATACCAGGATACATCTGTTGAACGCCTTCACAGAGAAGTGACAAGTGAAAAGTTTTGGCAACGTTCAG ATGAAATGGAACTGCAATGCGTTCCAGGCACATTTGAGTCTGCAGAGGATTATGTGCGCGTTTTTGAACCATTGTTGTTTGAGGAATGTCGTGCTCAATTACACAGCACTTGGGAGGAGCTTTGTGAAACTGCTTCTCGGGAGGCAAACATAATGGTTCGTATCAAGAGTGTTGACAGACGAGAAAGAG GTTGGTACGATGTGACAGTGCTTCCTGTGCATGAGTACAAGTGGACATTTAAGGAGGGTGACGTAGGTGTAATCTCAACACCAAAGCCCGGAACAG GTGCATTTAAGAAGTCTAGTTCCGGCCTTGCAGTTGAAGATGAAGTTGAAGTTGATGTTGCAGGTCGAGTGGCAGGCACTGTTCGACGCTATATGCCAGTTGATACACGTGATCCTTATGGTGCAATCCTTCACTTCTATGTTGGTGATTCAATTGACGATAGCAG AGCAGATGATGATCATATTGTAATGAAACTTCAAAAGAAGGGAATGTGGTGCCTAACAGTCCTTGGATCCCTTTCAACAATACAAAGAGAATATGTGGCTTTGCATTCATTTCGTCGTCTGAATGCTCAG ATGCAGAAAGCGATTTTGAATCCTAGGCCAGAGCACTTTCCAAATAATGAGGAGCAACCTCCAGCAATGCCAGAGTGTTTCACACCAAATTTTATTGAACATCTTCATAGGAGTTTCAATGGTCCACAGCTAGCAGCTATTCAGTGGGCTGCTATGCATACGGCAGCTGGTACAAATGGAGTTGGGTCTGCTAGACGGCAGGAGCCTTGGCCCTTCACTTTGGTACAAGGGCCACCTGGGACAGGAAAGACGCACACCGTATGGGGAATGTTGAATGTTATTCATCTTGTTCAATATCAGCACTATTATGGTGCACTGCTTAAGAAACTTGCTCCTGAAAGCTACAGACAAGCCAACAATAATGCAAACAGCGTTGATGGTACTGGCACAGGATCGATAGATGATGTTCTCCAGAGTATGGATCGAACACTGTTCCGCATGCTGCCTAAACTTTGCCCTAAACCCCGGATGCTTGTGTGTGCTCCATCAAATGCTGCTACAGATGAGTTGCTACAACGTGTTCTGGATCGAGGATTTATTGATGGTGAAATGAAGGTTTATCGTCCTGATGTTGCAAGGGTGGGTGTCGATTCACAAAACCGTGCTGCACAGGCAGTATCTGTGGAGCGTAGAACTGAAATCCTCCTAGGAAAGGGACGTGAAGAAGTCATTGGTTATATGCATCAACTTCAGAGTAGGGAATTAAACTTATCTCAGAAAATCAGTGGGCTACAGAGAGAATTAAGTGTGACAGCTGCTGCGGGCCGATCGCAAGGAACGGTTGGGGTTGATCCTGATGTTCTGGTTGCACGTGACCACAATCGTGATCAGTTATTGCAGAATCTTGCAGCTGTTGTAGAAGAGCGCGATAAAGTTCTAGTGGAGTTGTCTCGTCTTTTTATTCTGGAAAGTCGCTTCCGTCCAGGTGGTGAATTTAATATGGAAGAAGCTCGGTCAAACCTTGAAGCAAGTTTTGCAAATGAGGCTGAGATTGTTTTCACTACTGTTTCTAGTAGTGGCAGGAAATTATTCCAGCGCCTTGCCCATGGCTTTGATATGGTGGTTATAGATGAAGCTGCACAAGCTAGTGAAGTAGGTGTACTACCTCCACTTTCACTGGGTGCTGCAAGGTGTGTTCTTGTTGGGGATCCACAGCAGCTGCCTGCAACAGTAATTAGCCAGGCAGCAGGCATGTTGCACTATAGTAGAAGCCTTTTTGAGCGCTTCCAACAAGCAGGTTGTCCAACTCTGTTGTTATCTGTTCAGTATCGAATGCATCCCCAAATTCGAGATTTTCCTTCCAGATATTTTTATCAAAATCGACTTAGTGACAGTGAGAGTGTTTCCAGGAGACCTGATGAAATCTATTATAAAGATCCTCTATTGAGACCATATTTATTTTATGATATAACTCATGGAAGAGAATCTCATAGAGGTGGATCTGTTTCTTATCAGAATGTTCATGAAGCACAATTTGCTTTGCAATTATATGAGCACCTTCAAAGAGTTGCCAAGAGCGCATGTATAAAGGTTTCTGTTGGAATTATCACCCCATATAAGCTTCAGCTGAAATGTTTGCAACGAGAGTTTGACAGTGTCCTCAAATCTGATGAAGGGAAAGGTCTATATATCAATACAGTAGATGCCTTTCAAGGTCAAGAGCGTGATGTAATTATAATGTCTTGTGTGCGAGCTTCAAATCATGGGGTTGGCTTCGTAGCTGATGTTCGCCGCATGAATGTGGCACTAACACGAGCTCGCAGAGCACTTTGG GTTATGGGCAATGCAGCTGCACTGAAGCAATCAAGTGACTGGTCAGCTTTAATTGAAGATTCAAAGTCTAGGGGCTGTTTTATGGACATGGAATCTCTGCCTAGAGATTTTTTGGTTGTAAAGCAATCTTCTATTGCTTCATCTCAGGCAAGAGTTCTTCCTCATATGAGACCACCAAGGTTGGGAGGTCCAATTCAGAGACAACCAGATGCACATGGAGAAGGTCCAGGTGTCTGGATGAATGATGACAGATCCAATTCAGTTGCCAAAAATGGGGCTTACAGAAATTCAAGGGCTAATTTGGAACATTGTTTGGAGGACTTTGGATCTGCTTCTGAGAAATCAAGGGATGCATGGCAACAGTCTTTGGCAAGAGCAGATAGGGTTGTACCGGAGGACCAACGAGGAAATGATAGTCGGGTGTCAATACGATCTGACCGAATTGTGGGCAAGTATGTTTGA